In the Candidatus Electrothrix sp. GW3-4 genome, one interval contains:
- a CDS encoding CDP-alcohol phosphatidyltransferase family protein, giving the protein MEKIIQIIPNILSSFRLLLALLFPLVPESAWVWLIIGGGGSDALDGWIARRWHAQSKVGAILDAVADKLFVLFALLTIAAHGKFSLFLIPLLLARDLLVAGTAMYAASIKEWSAFHRMDVRWSGKLATTAQFFLLLTAVLWSDKIHWVLWPAILFSVVAAADYGWLFILELHQRARRSSS; this is encoded by the coding sequence ATGGAGAAAATTATTCAAATTATACCAAATATCTTATCGAGCTTCCGGTTACTGCTGGCCCTGCTTTTTCCCCTTGTCCCAGAGTCTGCCTGGGTATGGCTGATCATCGGAGGAGGGGGCAGCGATGCCCTTGACGGCTGGATAGCCAGACGCTGGCATGCCCAGAGTAAAGTAGGGGCTATACTTGATGCTGTTGCAGATAAGCTTTTTGTTCTTTTCGCCCTGCTCACGATTGCTGCTCACGGGAAATTTTCTCTTTTCTTGATTCCCCTTTTGCTGGCCCGCGACCTCTTGGTGGCAGGCACAGCAATGTATGCTGCTTCCATCAAGGAATGGTCAGCCTTTCATCGGATGGATGTCCGTTGGTCCGGCAAACTGGCGACCACAGCACAATTTTTTCTCCTGCTGACTGCTGTGTTGTGGAGTGACAAGATCCACTGGGTCCTCTGGCCTGCAATCCTGTTCAGTGTTGTTGCTGCTGCCGATTATGGCTGGCTTTTTATTTTGGAGCTGCACCAGCGGGCCCGAAGGAGCTCCTCATGA